One segment of Streptomyces sp. YIM 121038 DNA contains the following:
- a CDS encoding mannosyltransferase family protein, which produces MLGKEDTDVLFLYVVTRAGLWTTAYGATWLFPPDSRTRHAASPLSAWQQWDWWHYLRIAQEGYFPGDLRPGMEGWDNREAFFPGFPFTLRAVHAVVPDWAAAGLLVSFAAGAVAVLALARIARDHVPHPDAGRRAVLFFLLSPCAVFLAAGYTEALFLAFALPAWLAARRRAWPLAAVLAALATTVRVSGLFLAAALAVHFLTTVRAHRDGRALPWLLLPALPPLAYSWYLKSRTGDWMAWKHAEERGWYRDFHAPWEAWRNTWEAAFGHTTSTGYAVEFQAELLTMVLGLALTGFLLYRRRWPEATYTGLALVALGTSYWYMSLPRATLLWWPLWVSLAAWSLRAPRIRTAYVCLVAPLMTLCALTFLTGRWAG; this is translated from the coding sequence CTGCTCGGCAAGGAGGACACGGACGTCCTCTTCCTCTACGTGGTCACGCGCGCGGGCCTGTGGACGACGGCGTACGGCGCCACCTGGCTGTTCCCGCCCGACTCCCGCACCCGCCACGCCGCGTCGCCGCTGTCCGCCTGGCAGCAGTGGGACTGGTGGCACTACCTGCGCATAGCCCAGGAGGGCTACTTCCCCGGTGACCTCCGCCCCGGGATGGAGGGCTGGGACAACCGGGAGGCCTTCTTCCCGGGCTTCCCGTTCACACTGCGCGCCGTCCACGCCGTCGTACCGGACTGGGCGGCGGCGGGGCTGCTCGTCTCCTTCGCCGCCGGGGCGGTGGCGGTCCTGGCCCTCGCCCGCATCGCCCGCGACCACGTGCCCCACCCGGACGCGGGCCGCAGGGCCGTCCTGTTCTTCCTCCTGTCGCCGTGCGCGGTCTTCCTCGCGGCGGGCTACACCGAGGCGCTGTTCCTCGCCTTCGCCCTGCCCGCGTGGCTGGCGGCGCGGCGGCGCGCCTGGCCGCTCGCGGCGGTGCTCGCCGCGCTCGCGACCACGGTCCGGGTGAGCGGCCTGTTCCTGGCCGCCGCGCTCGCGGTCCACTTCCTCACCACGGTCCGCGCCCACCGGGACGGCCGCGCCCTGCCCTGGCTGCTGCTGCCCGCGCTGCCGCCGCTGGCGTACAGCTGGTACCTCAAGTCCCGTACCGGCGACTGGATGGCGTGGAAGCACGCCGAGGAGCGCGGCTGGTACCGCGACTTCCACGCGCCGTGGGAGGCCTGGCGCAACACCTGGGAGGCGGCCTTCGGCCACACCACGTCCACCGGCTACGCCGTGGAGTTCCAGGCCGAGCTCCTCACGATGGTCCTCGGCCTGGCCCTGACCGGCTTCCTCCTGTACCGCCGCCGCTGGCCGGAGGCGACGTACACGGGCCTGGCCCTCGTCGCCCTCGGCACGTCGTACTGGTACATGTCACTGCCGCGCGCCACCCTCCTGTGGTGGCCGCTGTGGGTCTCCCTGGCCGCCTGGAGCCTGCGCGCGCCGCGCATCCGCACGGCCTACGTCTGTCTGGTCGCGCCCCTCATGACCCTCTGCGCCCTCACGTTCCTGACGGGCCGGTGGGCGGGCTAG
- a CDS encoding DEAD/DEAH box helicase has protein sequence MSISSSDHAVLPENESALDMAEAVVEAAATVEAVEPEAVEPAEQVVEAEAPEAADTEALEAADTEADADAEPEITFGDLGLPDGVVRKLARNGVHTPFPIQAATIPDALAGKDILGRGRTGSGKTLSFGLPTLARLAEGHTEKKKPRAVILTPTRELAMQVADALQPYGDVLGLKMKVVCGGTSMGNQIYALERGVDILVATPGRLRDIINRGACSLENVEVAVLDEADQMSDLGFLPEVTELLDQVPAGGQRMLFSATMENEISTLVKRYLVNPVSHEVDAAQGAVTTMTHHILIVKPRDKAPVTAAIAARKGRTIIFVRTQLGADRIAEQLRDAGVKADALHGGMTQGARTRTLADFKDGYVNALVATDVAARGIHVDGIDLVLNVDPAGDHKDYLHRSGRTARAGRSGTVVSLSLPHQRRQIFRLMEDAGVDASRHVINGGGAFDPEVAEITGARSMTEVQADSASQAASQAERDVQGLTKELERAQRRAAELREEADRLTARAARERGEDPAEAIAAAAAETADAAVAEAAPVAVPEQTDQPQAERAEGFDRGDRGGFQRRDDRRDDRGGRSFDRDRRDDRGNFQRRDDRGDRGGFQRRDDRRDDRGGRSFDRDRRDDRGGFQRRDDRGDRGGFQRRDDRGDRGGFPRRDDRGDRGGFQRRDDRGDRGGFQRRDDRGGRPFERRDDRGDRGGFRRDDRPSGHRGSDRPFNRDRRDDRPAGGGYRSGGHDRPSYNRRDDHRSGGSFGRRDDKPRWKRNG, from the coding sequence ATGTCCATTTCCAGTTCTGACCACGCCGTCCTGCCCGAGAACGAGTCCGCCCTCGACATGGCCGAGGCCGTCGTCGAGGCCGCCGCGACCGTCGAGGCCGTGGAGCCCGAGGCCGTAGAGCCCGCGGAGCAGGTCGTCGAGGCCGAGGCCCCTGAGGCCGCCGACACCGAGGCCCTTGAGGCCGCCGACACCGAGGCTGACGCCGACGCCGAGCCCGAGATCACCTTCGGCGACCTCGGTCTGCCCGACGGTGTCGTCCGCAAGCTCGCGCGCAACGGCGTGCACACCCCCTTCCCGATCCAGGCCGCGACCATCCCGGACGCCCTGGCCGGCAAGGACATCCTCGGCCGCGGCCGCACCGGCTCCGGCAAGACCCTCTCCTTCGGTCTGCCGACCCTGGCGCGCCTCGCCGAGGGCCACACCGAGAAGAAGAAGCCCCGCGCGGTCATCCTGACCCCGACCCGCGAGCTGGCGATGCAGGTCGCCGACGCCCTCCAGCCCTACGGCGACGTCCTCGGCCTGAAGATGAAGGTCGTCTGCGGCGGTACGTCCATGGGCAACCAGATCTACGCCCTGGAGCGCGGCGTCGACATCCTCGTCGCCACCCCGGGCCGCCTGCGCGACATCATCAACCGCGGCGCCTGCTCCCTGGAGAACGTCGAGGTCGCCGTCCTCGACGAGGCCGACCAGATGTCCGACCTGGGCTTCCTGCCCGAGGTCACCGAGCTGCTCGACCAGGTCCCGGCCGGCGGCCAGCGCATGCTGTTCTCGGCCACGATGGAGAACGAGATCTCCACGCTGGTCAAGCGCTACCTGGTCAACCCGGTCAGCCACGAGGTCGACGCCGCCCAGGGCGCCGTCACGACCATGACGCACCACATCCTGATCGTGAAGCCCCGCGACAAGGCGCCGGTCACCGCCGCGATCGCCGCGCGCAAGGGCCGCACCATCATCTTCGTCCGCACCCAGCTGGGCGCCGACCGCATCGCCGAGCAGCTGCGCGACGCCGGTGTGAAGGCCGACGCGCTGCACGGCGGCATGACGCAGGGCGCGCGTACGCGGACCCTCGCGGACTTCAAGGACGGCTACGTCAACGCGCTCGTCGCCACCGACGTCGCCGCCCGCGGCATCCACGTCGACGGCATCGACCTGGTCCTGAACGTGGACCCGGCCGGCGACCACAAGGACTACCTGCACCGCTCCGGCCGCACCGCCCGCGCGGGCCGCTCCGGCACGGTCGTGTCCCTCTCCCTGCCGCACCAGCGCCGCCAGATCTTCCGCCTCATGGAGGACGCGGGCGTCGACGCCTCCCGCCACGTCATCAACGGCGGCGGCGCCTTCGACCCGGAGGTCGCCGAGATCACCGGCGCCCGCTCCATGACCGAGGTGCAGGCCGACTCCGCCAGCCAGGCCGCGAGCCAGGCCGAGCGCGATGTGCAGGGCCTGACCAAGGAGCTGGAGCGCGCCCAGCGCCGCGCCGCCGAGCTGCGCGAGGAGGCCGACCGCCTCACCGCGCGGGCCGCGCGCGAGCGGGGCGAGGACCCGGCCGAGGCGATCGCCGCTGCCGCCGCCGAGACCGCCGACGCCGCCGTGGCCGAGGCCGCGCCGGTCGCCGTGCCGGAGCAGACGGACCAGCCGCAGGCCGAGCGCGCCGAGGGCTTCGACCGCGGTGACCGCGGTGGCTTCCAGCGCCGTGACGACCGTCGTGACGACCGGGGCGGCCGTTCCTTCGACCGTGACCGTCGTGACGACCGTGGCAACTTCCAGCGCCGTGACGACCGCGGTGACCGCGGTGGCTTCCAGCGCCGTGACGACCGTCGTGACGACCGGGGCGGCCGTTCCTTCGACCGTGACCGTCGTGACGACCGTGGCGGTTTCCAGCGTCGCGATGACCGCGGTGACCGTGGCGGTTTCCAGCGTCGTGACGACCGCGGCGACCGCGGTGGCTTCCCGCGTCGTGACGACCGCGGTGACCGTGGCGGTTTCCAGCGTCGTGACGACCGCGGCGACCGCGGTGGCTTCCAGCGCCGTGACGACCGCGGTGGCCGTCCCTTCGAGCGCCGCGACGACCGCGGCGACCGTGGCGGCTTCCGCCGCGACGACCGCCCGTCCGGCCACCGTGGCAGCGACCGTCCGTTCAACCGCGACCGCCGCGACGACCGCCCGGCCGGCGGCGGCTACCGCTCCGGCGGCCACGACCGTCCGTCGTACAACCGCCGTGACGACCACCGCTCCGGCGGCTCCTTCGGCCGCCGCGACGACAAGCCGCGCTGGAAGCGCAACGGCTGA
- a CDS encoding metallopeptidase family protein, which yields MLEMTREEFEELVAEALDRIPPELTRLMDNVAVFVEDEPPSDDPELLGLYEGTPLTDRGEWYAGVLPDRITIYRGPTLRMCASREDVVAETEITVVHEVAHHFGIDDERLHALGYG from the coding sequence GTGCTGGAGATGACGCGTGAGGAGTTCGAGGAACTGGTGGCCGAGGCGCTCGACCGGATCCCGCCCGAGCTGACACGGCTCATGGACAACGTGGCGGTGTTCGTCGAGGACGAGCCGCCCAGCGACGACCCCGAGCTGCTCGGGCTCTACGAGGGCACGCCGCTGACCGACCGGGGCGAGTGGTACGCCGGGGTGCTGCCGGACCGGATCACCATCTACCGGGGGCCGACGCTGCGGATGTGCGCGTCGCGCGAGGACGTCGTGGCGGAGACGGAGATCACCGTCGTGCACGAGGTGGCGCACCACTTCGGGATCGACGACGAGCGGCTGCACGCGCTCGGGTACGGCTGA